In a single window of the Necator americanus strain Aroian chromosome X, whole genome shotgun sequence genome:
- a CDS encoding hypothetical protein (NECATOR_CHRX.G21362.T2), producing the protein MAIVDARGLGSENGLGTTTQDINSERWSSCANTPITEQLTISTIPNLSVASPSDPPRTPIAPIPPSSSVTLKFALTTKMHVVIIHPEQWNGGSDRCTVALIRHFVSKNYKVTWLTTMIDEYWKDHKFDGVDIREVSLKLHPGDWWSQNVALGWYLVLNNIKPDLVVVDHSASCVPLIKWRYPSCKVLFYCHFPQQLVTPSRFFLYRWYSNLIGLIEEHLFEQTDVIMVNSHFTASQFGRVMPRIEKSKIRVVYPPCDVDSIVISAKKPMSRRDRPQNDVYIFMSMNRFWPEKRLDIIVEAASLLKKRGYKFLVQLAGSVMPHIPESRIYYELLQKMTRDLDVADVVHFIPSPSECQKFELYRQCDSALYTPPNEHFGIVPIEALDQRRPVIVCDSGGPAETVIEDVTGSKIPKPTGELLAEAMMHHIKKQDWPALDCDETYEKQRARFDRDFSLRGFCAHIDEAVAQLFPDLASISSRNRRALA; encoded by the exons ATGGCTATCGTAGACGCTCGCGGTCTGGGAAGTGAAAACGGACTCGGCACCACAACTCAGGATATAAATTCCGAGCGATGGTCATCGTGCGCGAATACACCCATAACCG AGCAGTTAACCATCAGTACAATCCCAAATCT CTCGGTGGCCTCTCCATCAGATCCTCCGAGAACACCGATCGCGCCGATACCACCATCGTCAAGCGTGACTTTGAAATTCGCGTTGACCACTAAG ATGCACGTGGTAATTATCCACCCCGAACAGTGGAACGGGGGTTCTGATCGATGTACAGTTGCATTGATACGACATTTTGTTTCTAAGAACTACAAG gttacTTGGTTAACTACTATGATAGATGAGTACTGGAAAGATCACAAATTCGATGGCGTAG ACATCCGAGAAGTGAGCTTAAAACTGCATCCAGGTGATTGGTGGAGTCAAAATGTTGCATTAGGTTGGTATCTCGTCCTCAACAATATTAAACCTGACCTCGTTGTTGTGGATCATTCAGCGAG TTGTGTACCTCTTATTAAATGGCGTTATCCGAGTTGTAAAGTCCTATTCTATTGTCATTTCCCTCAACAACTCGTCACACCGTCGAGATTCTTCCTGTACAG ATGGTATTCAAATTTGATCGGTCTTATCGAAGAACATCTCTTTGAGCAAACCGATGTAATTATGGTTAACAGCCATTTCACAG CATCCCAATTTGGTCGAGTCATGCCACGAatcgaaaaaagtaagattcGGGTCGTGTACCCACCGTGCGATGTAGATTCTATTGTTATTTCG gCCAAGAAGCCGATGAGTCGCCGGGATCGGCCTCAGAATGATGTCTACATTTTTATGTCGATGAACAGATTTTGGCCAGAAAAAAGGCTCGACATCATCGTTGAAGCTGCCT CCTTATTAAAAAAGCGCGGGTACAAATTTTTGGTGCAGTTAGCTGGCTCTGTGATGCCACATATCCCCGAAAGCCGGATATACTACGAACTGCTCCAGAAGATGACAAGG GATCTCGATGTTGCGGACGTCGTCCACTTCATTCCCTCTCCTTCAGAATGCCAAAAATTCGAATTATACCGTCAGTGCGATTCTGCACTGTATACCCCTCCAAACGAGCATTTCGGTATCGTTCCTATAGAG GCATTGGACCAACGTCGTCCCGTAATCGTTTGCGACAGTGGTGGGCCAGCAGAAACAGTTATAGAGGATGTGACTGGCAGCAAG ATCCCAAAACCGACGGGGGAATTGCTAGCCGAAGCAATGATGCATCATATCAAGAAACAGGACTGGCCTGCTCTCGACTGCGACGAGACCTACGAGAAACAG CGTGCTCGTTTCGACCGAGATTTCTCATTGCGCGGCTTTTGTGCACATATCGACGAAGCGGTCGCACAGCTGTTTCCCGATTTGGCATCGATATCATCTCGGAATCGTCGTGCATTGGCGTAA
- a CDS encoding hypothetical protein (NECATOR_CHRX.G21362.T3), with amino-acid sequence MTETQIEHPAHNWAFWPPVRYRRLPLPATLSSVASPSDPPRTPIAPIPPSSSVTLKFALTTKMHVVIIHPEQWNGGSDRCTVALIRHFVSKNYKVTWLTTMIDEYWKDHKFDGVDIREVSLKLHPGDWWSQNVALGWYLVLNNIKPDLVVVDHSASCVPLIKWRYPSCKVLFYCHFPQQLVTPSRFFLYRWYSNLIGLIEEHLFEQTDVIMVNSHFTASQFGRVMPRIEKSKIRVVYPPCDVDSIVISAKKPMSRRDRPQNDVYIFMSMNRFWPEKRLDIIVEAASLLKKRGYKFLVQLAGSVMPHIPESRIYYELLQKMTRDLDVADVVHFIPSPSECQKFELYRQCDSALYTPPNEHFGIVPIEALDQRRPVIVCDSGGPAETVIEDVTGSKIPKPTGELLAEAMMHHIKKQDWPALDCDETYEKQRARFDRDFSLRGFCAHIDEAVAQLFPDLASISSRNRRALA; translated from the exons ATGACAGAGACACAGATCGAGCACCCCGCCCACAACTGGGCGTTCTGGCCTCCTGTACGTTATCG GAGACTACCGTTGCCGGCGACACTCAG CTCGGTGGCCTCTCCATCAGATCCTCCGAGAACACCGATCGCGCCGATACCACCATCGTCAAGCGTGACTTTGAAATTCGCGTTGACCACTAAG ATGCACGTGGTAATTATCCACCCCGAACAGTGGAACGGGGGTTCTGATCGATGTACAGTTGCATTGATACGACATTTTGTTTCTAAGAACTACAAG gttacTTGGTTAACTACTATGATAGATGAGTACTGGAAAGATCACAAATTCGATGGCGTAG ACATCCGAGAAGTGAGCTTAAAACTGCATCCAGGTGATTGGTGGAGTCAAAATGTTGCATTAGGTTGGTATCTCGTCCTCAACAATATTAAACCTGACCTCGTTGTTGTGGATCATTCAGCGAG TTGTGTACCTCTTATTAAATGGCGTTATCCGAGTTGTAAAGTCCTATTCTATTGTCATTTCCCTCAACAACTCGTCACACCGTCGAGATTCTTCCTGTACAG ATGGTATTCAAATTTGATCGGTCTTATCGAAGAACATCTCTTTGAGCAAACCGATGTAATTATGGTTAACAGCCATTTCACAG CATCCCAATTTGGTCGAGTCATGCCACGAatcgaaaaaagtaagattcGGGTCGTGTACCCACCGTGCGATGTAGATTCTATTGTTATTTCG gCCAAGAAGCCGATGAGTCGCCGGGATCGGCCTCAGAATGATGTCTACATTTTTATGTCGATGAACAGATTTTGGCCAGAAAAAAGGCTCGACATCATCGTTGAAGCTGCCT CCTTATTAAAAAAGCGCGGGTACAAATTTTTGGTGCAGTTAGCTGGCTCTGTGATGCCACATATCCCCGAAAGCCGGATATACTACGAACTGCTCCAGAAGATGACAAGG GATCTCGATGTTGCGGACGTCGTCCACTTCATTCCCTCTCCTTCAGAATGCCAAAAATTCGAATTATACCGTCAGTGCGATTCTGCACTGTATACCCCTCCAAACGAGCATTTCGGTATCGTTCCTATAGAG GCATTGGACCAACGTCGTCCCGTAATCGTTTGCGACAGTGGTGGGCCAGCAGAAACAGTTATAGAGGATGTGACTGGCAGCAAG ATCCCAAAACCGACGGGGGAATTGCTAGCCGAAGCAATGATGCATCATATCAAGAAACAGGACTGGCCTGCTCTCGACTGCGACGAGACCTACGAGAAACAG CGTGCTCGTTTCGACCGAGATTTCTCATTGCGCGGCTTTTGTGCACATATCGACGAAGCGGTCGCACAGCTGTTTCCCGATTTGGCATCGATATCATCTCGGAATCGTCGTGCATTGGCGTAA
- a CDS encoding hypothetical protein (NECATOR_CHRX.G21362.T1), giving the protein MHVVIIHPEQWNGGSDRCTVALIRHFVSKNYKVTWLTTMIDEYWKDHKFDGVDIREVSLKLHPGDWWSQNVALGWYLVLNNIKPDLVVVDHSASCVPLIKWRYPSCKVLFYCHFPQQLVTPSRFFLYRWYSNLIGLIEEHLFEQTDVIMVNSHFTASQFGRVMPRIEKSKIRVVYPPCDVDSIVISAKKPMSRRDRPQNDVYIFMSMNRFWPEKRLDIIVEAASLLKKRGYKFLVQLAGSVMPHIPESRIYYELLQKMTRDLDVADVVHFIPSPSECQKFELYRQCDSALYTPPNEHFGIVPIEALDQRRPVIVCDSGGPAETVIEDVTGSKIPKPTGELLAEAMMHHIKKQDWPALDCDETYEKQRARFDRDFSLRGFCAHIDEAVAQLFPDLASISSRNRRALA; this is encoded by the exons ATGCACGTGGTAATTATCCACCCCGAACAGTGGAACGGGGGTTCTGATCGATGTACAGTTGCATTGATACGACATTTTGTTTCTAAGAACTACAAG gttacTTGGTTAACTACTATGATAGATGAGTACTGGAAAGATCACAAATTCGATGGCGTAG ACATCCGAGAAGTGAGCTTAAAACTGCATCCAGGTGATTGGTGGAGTCAAAATGTTGCATTAGGTTGGTATCTCGTCCTCAACAATATTAAACCTGACCTCGTTGTTGTGGATCATTCAGCGAG TTGTGTACCTCTTATTAAATGGCGTTATCCGAGTTGTAAAGTCCTATTCTATTGTCATTTCCCTCAACAACTCGTCACACCGTCGAGATTCTTCCTGTACAG ATGGTATTCAAATTTGATCGGTCTTATCGAAGAACATCTCTTTGAGCAAACCGATGTAATTATGGTTAACAGCCATTTCACAG CATCCCAATTTGGTCGAGTCATGCCACGAatcgaaaaaagtaagattcGGGTCGTGTACCCACCGTGCGATGTAGATTCTATTGTTATTTCG gCCAAGAAGCCGATGAGTCGCCGGGATCGGCCTCAGAATGATGTCTACATTTTTATGTCGATGAACAGATTTTGGCCAGAAAAAAGGCTCGACATCATCGTTGAAGCTGCCT CCTTATTAAAAAAGCGCGGGTACAAATTTTTGGTGCAGTTAGCTGGCTCTGTGATGCCACATATCCCCGAAAGCCGGATATACTACGAACTGCTCCAGAAGATGACAAGG GATCTCGATGTTGCGGACGTCGTCCACTTCATTCCCTCTCCTTCAGAATGCCAAAAATTCGAATTATACCGTCAGTGCGATTCTGCACTGTATACCCCTCCAAACGAGCATTTCGGTATCGTTCCTATAGAG GCATTGGACCAACGTCGTCCCGTAATCGTTTGCGACAGTGGTGGGCCAGCAGAAACAGTTATAGAGGATGTGACTGGCAGCAAG ATCCCAAAACCGACGGGGGAATTGCTAGCCGAAGCAATGATGCATCATATCAAGAAACAGGACTGGCCTGCTCTCGACTGCGACGAGACCTACGAGAAACAG CGTGCTCGTTTCGACCGAGATTTCTCATTGCGCGGCTTTTGTGCACATATCGACGAAGCGGTCGCACAGCTGTTTCCCGATTTGGCATCGATATCATCTCGGAATCGTCGTGCATTGGCGTAA
- a CDS encoding hypothetical protein (NECATOR_CHRX.G21363.T1): MLTIALSRIKSATVHSSENGQLQILTGTITEWLHPEDMLTHLMNALLFLTVPSKHLKLGLIGDMDDLQQLCEAALEEARQNSACVSDPIQIVPRNGCSHDSPSRGTSMAAELFFRENVNAYVAPPCSDEQEQVGRLGYFWKRPVFARTLSSPYAMNPTIFPNTVNVATSSSAGISQSLIQIARYLEELQITLVGPHLLNRDQYSIVNAVDDYLNATGSLLIKNKFEITSDFRRLSENIRFIQMSTKVIAIGADFENLKEALDRLDVRGLSSQHYIVIVLCDSPVENCFADSGARSTIADSDVIVLAPYMENYAMASARLSSLISNPVQGDMDRYISLYNSCYGYCYGAKIGGTGDTQSFSDTMKSKSFSNSLGAFQFDGGGTMLYHYYFYTLSDPNGPYNVIFEVLTQPSPCSAITCFTVTSKIMDAEFLTDIQQQQIKECLRLGNCQNHIGMILGIVFGVIGVVAIVIGYIISRRHCFNVYRMHWKIPKDQLKIIENKQANFKGSKAGEGISGKRRTVASYALLGSNKAEFIGLRHLKKIKWTKPELKFLYDLRQLNHDNLATFLGICANELENFYILYALIDRASLEDFIKDPDFPIDDLFRSAFLRDILKGLQYLHKSPIRYHGLLITKHCLVDSNWVLKLTHFGVASMLHELIAEKVLQIMPEHNLNPDYFPMFAPELLKETENCDNYPRGSPQGDIYSLGMILYWLMYREDPFSKTGLRGRALVAEILKRRLKPEVDDYDGSPEQKASALTRLMKECYTTASESRPSLRNVLTAVNKAFSASKGNLVDQMLRMNEKYAQNLEQIVAERNAMLQEAQDQTNRLLYEMLPASVADVLKQGGTIPPRSYDAATVCFVQLCDFPALVRKSRSDEVISFLNDIFDRFDNIIKKHDAYKVETTGETYMVASGVPNENEGRHVIEIAECSLDIREESYTYVVAHCPDFKIRVRIGFHCGPIAAGVIGIRSPRYCLFGDTVNFASRMQSNCPPNQIQTSEVTALRLMTTNEYTLVKRGIVQVKGKGEVNCYWLNEHIHDAHHHGHLPTPPTTSGMFRPN; the protein is encoded by the exons ATGTTGACCATTGCCCTTTCAAGGATCAAAAGTGCTACCGTACATTCGAGTGAAAATGGTCAGCTACAAATACTCACCGG AACTATTACAGAATGGCTACATCCTGAAGATATGCTAACACACCTTATGAATGCTCTTCTATTTCTTACTGTTCCAAGCAAACACCTTAAATTGGGACTTATTGGCGATATGGATGACTTACAACAATTGTGCGAAGCAGCTCTGGAAGAAGCGAGGCAAAACTCCGCTTGCGTTTCCGATCCTATTCA GATTGTACCTCGCAATGGATGCTCACACGATAGTCCATCAAGAGGAACATCAATGGCAGCGGAGTTGTTCTTTAGGGAAAAT GTGAACGCTTATGTGGCGCCACCATGCAGCGATGAACAAGAGCAAGTAGGTCGCCttggatatttttggaaaagacCAGTTTTCGCAAGGACGTTGAGTTCACCTTATGCTATGAATCCAACG ataTTCCCTAACACTGTTAATGTAGCAACCTCATCTTCCGCAGGAATCTCGCAATCTCTTATACAAATCGCTAGATATTTAGAGGAATTACAG ATTACGCTTGTCGGCCCTCATCTTCTAAACAGGGACCAGTATTCCATCGTCAATGCTGTTGACGATTATTTAAATGCAACTGGATCCTTActtataaagaataaattcgAG ATTACCTCAGACTTTCGTCGGCTATCCGAAAATATACGGTTTATACAAATGTCAACAAAAG TGATCGCAATCGGTGCAGattttgagaatttgaaagaagctCTGGATCGATTAGACGTTCGTGGACTATCCAGCCAACACTACATCGTTATTGTGCTTTGCGATAGTCCAGTAGAGAATTGTTTCGCTGATTCCGGGGCACGATCCACAATCGCGGATAGCGATGTTATTGTG CTTGCACCATATATGGAGAACTATGCGATGGCCAGCGCAAGACTATCATCGTTGATTTCAAATCCTGTACAG GGCGATATGGACAGATATATTTCATTGTATAACTCATGTTATGGATATTGTTATGGAGCTAAAATTGGAGGCACAGGGGATACGCAGTCATTTTCCGATACAATGAAATCGAAATCTTTTTCCA ACTCATTGGGAGCATTTCAATTTGATGGTGGAGGAACAATGCTGTATCATTACTATTTCTATACTCTCTCTGATCCTAACG GACCATACAACGTCATCTTCGAGGTACTTACACAACCTAGTCCATGTTCAGCAATCACTTGTTTCACAGTG ACGTCAAAAATTATGGATGCTGAATTCCTTACCGacatacaacaacaacagataAAAGAATGTCTCCGATTGGGAAATTGTCAGAATCATATCG GAATGATCCTTGGTATTGTATTCGGTGTAATCGGTGTCGTTGCTATTGTTATTGGTTACATCATTAGTAGACG ACACTGCTTCAACGTCTATCGTATGCATTGGAAAATCCCCAAGGATCAATTAAAGATAATCGAGAATAAACAG GCAAATTTCAAAGGTTCTAAAGCTGGTGAGGGGATAtccggaaaaagaagaacagtaGCATCGTATGCATTACTTGGGAGTAATAAAGCCGAATTTATTGGTTTAAggcatttgaagaaaatcaaatggACCAA GCCTGAACTCAAGTTTCTTTACGATCTACGACAATTGAACCACGACAATTTAGCCACGTTCCTGGGAATTTGTGCAAATGAACTGGAGAATTTTTACATTCTCTATGCGCTCATAGACCGAGCGTCtctagag GATTTCATCAAGGATCCGGACTTTCCCATCGATGATTTGTTCAGATCAGCATTTTTGAGAGATATACTGAAG GGTCTACAATATCTTCACAAATCACCAATACGTTATCATGGTCTTCTGATAACAAAACACTGCCTTGTTGACTCAAATTGGGTCCTGAAATTAACTCATTTCGGAGTTGCCAGTATGCTTCATGAGCTCATAGCAGAAAAAGTGCTGCAAATCATGCCGGAACACAACTTGAATCCTGACT ACTTCCCTATGTTCGCACCGGAACTACTTAAGGAAACAGAAAATTGCGACAATTATCCACGTGGTTCTCCACAAGGAGATATCTATAGTTTGGGAATGATTCTCTATTGGTTAATGTACAGAGAGGATCCATTTTCTAAGACCGGTTTACGAGGAAGAG CATTAGTAGCCGAAATCCTAAAACGACGATTGAAGCCAGAAGTTGACGACTATGATGGTTCACCAGAGCAAAAGGCAAGc GCCCTTACCCGACTTATGAAGGAATGCTATACAACTGCTTCAGAGTCTCGACCAAGTCTCCGTAACGTTCTAACAGCAGTGAACAAAGCTTTCAGTGCTTC GAAAGGAAATTTGGTTGATCAAATGCTACGAATGAACGAGAAATATGCACAAAATCTTGAGCAAATCGTTGCCGAAAGGAATGCGATGCTTCAGGAAGCTCAGGATCAGACGAATCGCCTTCTCTACGAGATGCTACCAGC ATCTGTCGCTGATGTCCTCAAACAAGGTGGAACCATACCTCCACGTAGTTACGATGCTGCGACAGTATGCTTTGTACAGCTTTGTGATTTTCCTGCTCTTGTCAGGAAAAGCAGATCGGATGAG GTTATCAGCTTCTtaaatgatatttttgatCGTTTTGACAATATCATCAAGAAACATGACGCGTATAAAGTAGAAACTACCGGTGAAACGTATATGGTAGCATCCGGGGTACCGAATGAAAATGAGGGTCGTCACGTTATTGAAATTGCTGAATGCAGTTTGGATATTCGAGAG gaATCCTACACATACGTTGTCGCTCATTGTCCAGATTTCAAGATTCGTGTTCGTATTGGCTTTCATTGTGGACCGATTGCGGCCGGAGTGATCGGAATTCGCTCGCCAAGATATTGTTTGTTTGGCGATACG GTAAACTTCGCGTCCAGGATGCAGTCGAATTGTCCTCCTAATCAGATCCAAACCAGCGAAGTAACAGCATTGAGACTTATGACCACCAATGAGTACACGTTAGTGAAGCGAGGAATAGTACAGGTTAAAGGAAAAG GAGAAGTTAATTGCTATTGGCTAAATGAACATATTCATGACGCACACCATCATGGACATCTCCCTACCCCACCAACAACATCAGGAATGTTCCGACCGAATTGA
- a CDS encoding hypothetical protein (NECATOR_CHRX.G21363.T2), which translates to MSDSPKRSASSKAGFVETFDVVLSPVAEWLHPEDMLTHLMNALLFLTVPSKHLKLGLIGDMDDLQQLCEAALEEARQNSACVSDPIQIVPRNGCSHDSPSRGTSMAAELFFRENVNAYVAPPCSDEQEQVGRLGYFWKRPVFARTLSSPYAMNPTITSDFRRLSENIRFIQMSTKVIAIGADFENLKEALDRLDVRGLSSQHYIVIVLCDSPVENCFADSGARSTIADSDVIVLAPYMENYAMASARLSSLISNPVQGDMDRYISLYNSCYGYCYGAKIGGTGDTQSFSDTMKSKSFSNSLGAFQFDGGGTMLYHYYFYTLSDPNGPYNVIFEVLTQPSPCSAITCFTVTSKIMDAEFLTDIQQQQIKECLRLGNCQNHIGMILGIVFGVIGVVAIVIGYIISRRHCFNVYRMHWKIPKDQLKIIENKQANFKGSKAGEGISGKRRTVASYALLGSNKAEFIGLRHLKKIKWTKPELKFLYDLRQLNHDNLATFLGICANELENFYILYALIDRASLEDFIKDPDFPIDDLFRSAFLRDILKGLQYLHKSPIRYHGLLITKHCLVDSNWVLKLTHFGVASMLHELIAEKVLQIMPEHNLNPDYFPMFAPELLKETENCDNYPRGSPQGDIYSLGMILYWLMYREDPFSKTGLRGRALVAEILKRRLKPEVDDYDGSPEQKASALTRLMKECYTTASESRPSLRNVLTAVNKAFSASKGNLVDQMLRMNEKYAQNLEQIVAERNAMLQEAQDQTNRLLYEMLPASVADVLKQGGTIPPRSYDAATVCFVQLCDFPALVRKSRSDEVISFLNDIFDRFDNIIKKHDAYKVETTGETYMVASGVPNENEGRHVIEIAECSLDIREESYTYVVAHCPDFKIRVRIGFHCGPIAAGVIGIRSPRYCLFGDTVNFASRMQSNCPPNQIQTSEVTALRLMTTNEYTLVKRGIVQVKGKGEVNCYWLNEHIHDAHHHGHLPTPPTTSGMFRPN; encoded by the exons ATGTCGGATTCTCCAAAGAGATCCGCATCTTCAAAGGCAGGGTTCGTGGAAACTTTCGATGTAGTGCTCTCTCCAGTGGCCG AATGGCTACATCCTGAAGATATGCTAACACACCTTATGAATGCTCTTCTATTTCTTACTGTTCCAAGCAAACACCTTAAATTGGGACTTATTGGCGATATGGATGACTTACAACAATTGTGCGAAGCAGCTCTGGAAGAAGCGAGGCAAAACTCCGCTTGCGTTTCCGATCCTATTCA GATTGTACCTCGCAATGGATGCTCACACGATAGTCCATCAAGAGGAACATCAATGGCAGCGGAGTTGTTCTTTAGGGAAAAT GTGAACGCTTATGTGGCGCCACCATGCAGCGATGAACAAGAGCAAGTAGGTCGCCttggatatttttggaaaagacCAGTTTTCGCAAGGACGTTGAGTTCACCTTATGCTATGAATCCAACG ATTACCTCAGACTTTCGTCGGCTATCCGAAAATATACGGTTTATACAAATGTCAACAAAAG TGATCGCAATCGGTGCAGattttgagaatttgaaagaagctCTGGATCGATTAGACGTTCGTGGACTATCCAGCCAACACTACATCGTTATTGTGCTTTGCGATAGTCCAGTAGAGAATTGTTTCGCTGATTCCGGGGCACGATCCACAATCGCGGATAGCGATGTTATTGTG CTTGCACCATATATGGAGAACTATGCGATGGCCAGCGCAAGACTATCATCGTTGATTTCAAATCCTGTACAG GGCGATATGGACAGATATATTTCATTGTATAACTCATGTTATGGATATTGTTATGGAGCTAAAATTGGAGGCACAGGGGATACGCAGTCATTTTCCGATACAATGAAATCGAAATCTTTTTCCA ACTCATTGGGAGCATTTCAATTTGATGGTGGAGGAACAATGCTGTATCATTACTATTTCTATACTCTCTCTGATCCTAACG GACCATACAACGTCATCTTCGAGGTACTTACACAACCTAGTCCATGTTCAGCAATCACTTGTTTCACAGTG ACGTCAAAAATTATGGATGCTGAATTCCTTACCGacatacaacaacaacagataAAAGAATGTCTCCGATTGGGAAATTGTCAGAATCATATCG GAATGATCCTTGGTATTGTATTCGGTGTAATCGGTGTCGTTGCTATTGTTATTGGTTACATCATTAGTAGACG ACACTGCTTCAACGTCTATCGTATGCATTGGAAAATCCCCAAGGATCAATTAAAGATAATCGAGAATAAACAG GCAAATTTCAAAGGTTCTAAAGCTGGTGAGGGGATAtccggaaaaagaagaacagtaGCATCGTATGCATTACTTGGGAGTAATAAAGCCGAATTTATTGGTTTAAggcatttgaagaaaatcaaatggACCAA GCCTGAACTCAAGTTTCTTTACGATCTACGACAATTGAACCACGACAATTTAGCCACGTTCCTGGGAATTTGTGCAAATGAACTGGAGAATTTTTACATTCTCTATGCGCTCATAGACCGAGCGTCtctagag GATTTCATCAAGGATCCGGACTTTCCCATCGATGATTTGTTCAGATCAGCATTTTTGAGAGATATACTGAAG GGTCTACAATATCTTCACAAATCACCAATACGTTATCATGGTCTTCTGATAACAAAACACTGCCTTGTTGACTCAAATTGGGTCCTGAAATTAACTCATTTCGGAGTTGCCAGTATGCTTCATGAGCTCATAGCAGAAAAAGTGCTGCAAATCATGCCGGAACACAACTTGAATCCTGACT ACTTCCCTATGTTCGCACCGGAACTACTTAAGGAAACAGAAAATTGCGACAATTATCCACGTGGTTCTCCACAAGGAGATATCTATAGTTTGGGAATGATTCTCTATTGGTTAATGTACAGAGAGGATCCATTTTCTAAGACCGGTTTACGAGGAAGAG CATTAGTAGCCGAAATCCTAAAACGACGATTGAAGCCAGAAGTTGACGACTATGATGGTTCACCAGAGCAAAAGGCAAGc GCCCTTACCCGACTTATGAAGGAATGCTATACAACTGCTTCAGAGTCTCGACCAAGTCTCCGTAACGTTCTAACAGCAGTGAACAAAGCTTTCAGTGCTTC GAAAGGAAATTTGGTTGATCAAATGCTACGAATGAACGAGAAATATGCACAAAATCTTGAGCAAATCGTTGCCGAAAGGAATGCGATGCTTCAGGAAGCTCAGGATCAGACGAATCGCCTTCTCTACGAGATGCTACCAGC ATCTGTCGCTGATGTCCTCAAACAAGGTGGAACCATACCTCCACGTAGTTACGATGCTGCGACAGTATGCTTTGTACAGCTTTGTGATTTTCCTGCTCTTGTCAGGAAAAGCAGATCGGATGAG GTTATCAGCTTCTtaaatgatatttttgatCGTTTTGACAATATCATCAAGAAACATGACGCGTATAAAGTAGAAACTACCGGTGAAACGTATATGGTAGCATCCGGGGTACCGAATGAAAATGAGGGTCGTCACGTTATTGAAATTGCTGAATGCAGTTTGGATATTCGAGAG gaATCCTACACATACGTTGTCGCTCATTGTCCAGATTTCAAGATTCGTGTTCGTATTGGCTTTCATTGTGGACCGATTGCGGCCGGAGTGATCGGAATTCGCTCGCCAAGATATTGTTTGTTTGGCGATACG GTAAACTTCGCGTCCAGGATGCAGTCGAATTGTCCTCCTAATCAGATCCAAACCAGCGAAGTAACAGCATTGAGACTTATGACCACCAATGAGTACACGTTAGTGAAGCGAGGAATAGTACAGGTTAAAGGAAAAG GAGAAGTTAATTGCTATTGGCTAAATGAACATATTCATGACGCACACCATCATGGACATCTCCCTACCCCACCAACAACATCAGGAATGTTCCGACCGAATTGA
- a CDS encoding hypothetical protein (NECATOR_CHRX.G21364.T1) produces the protein MITRRSPSMSYLYATKCERPTDAMSTSVKHREFIGEPMAEKEVTAIAGIGPTYGAKLAEIGFDKAYILFGQFLLLKKDEDLFTEWLKDTAGVSSQHAKSAYNCLNAWAEQFI, from the exons ATGATTACGCGTCGTTCTCCTAGTATGTCTTACTTATACGCCACAAAATGCGAAAGG CCTACTGACGCCATGTCGACTTCTGTGAAGCATCGAGAGTTCATCGGTGAGCCGATGGCCGAAAAGGAGGTCACTGCCATCGCTGGCATTGGACCTACATATGGTGCAAAACTAGCCGAAATAGGATTTGATAAG GCTTACATCCTTTTCGGGCAGTTTTTGCTCCTCAAGAAAGACGAAGACCTCTTCACGGAATGGTTGAAG gatACTGCCGGAGTGTCTTCTCAGCATGCGAAGAGCGCTTACAATTGTCTGAACGCTTGGGCGGAGCAGTTCATTTAG